GGCCGGCATCCGCAACGCCATCGCCGCCGGGGTCGACGTGATCGACCACGCCACGTACGCCGACGACGCGGCCCTGGAGGCGATCGCCGAGCGGGGCATCTTCGTGGTGCCGAGCCTGCATCAGCCGCACCGGCTGCTCACCACCGGCACCCGGTACGGCAAGACCCCGGAATACCTGGAGACCCTCGAATTCCAGGCCGAGGTGGAGAACACCCTGCGCATCCTGCCGCTGATGGTGCAGATGGGCATCCCGATCGTGGCCGGCGACGACTTCGGCTTCGCGTGGACCCCGCACGGCCGCTACGCCGAGGAGCTGGAGACGTACGTGACCATGGCCGGCATTCCCGCCCCGGTGGTGCTGACCTGGGCCACCGCCAACGGCGCACGGCTCGCGGGTCGCGGCGACGACGCGGGCACGGTGCAGCCGGGGCGGCTGGCCGACCTGGTGGTCACCGACGGGGACCCGGCCGAGGACATCACGGTGCTGGGCCGGCCGGAGGCGATCGAGCTGGTGCTGCTGGGCGGCCGGGTGGTCGCCGGGGACGCCATCCGTTACCGCGCCGGGCAGCCGGCGGGAGTGGCGTGATGCGCCGGAGCGTGCCGGTCGTCCCGCTGCTCGCCGTGGGCGCCTTCGCCATCGGCACCGACACCTTCGTCGTCGCCGGTGTGCTCCCCGAGGTGGCCCGTACGCTGCGGGTCAGCGTCGCCTCCGCCGGCTGGGTGAGCACCGTCTTCGCCCTGGCGTACGCGGTCGCCGCTCCGGTGCTCGGCGCCCTGACCGGTCGGCTGGAGCGGCGTACCGTGCTGGTGGTCTCGCTGGTCGGGTTCACAGTGGGCAACGTCGCCTCCGCGCTGGCGCCCGACCTGCCGCTGCTGCTGCTGGCCCGGGTCCTCACTGCGGTCAGCGCCGCGCTCTACATCCCCGCCGCCACCGCGTCGGCGGCCGCGCTGGCCCCGCCCGAGCGGCGCGGCCGGGCCATGGCCGTCGTGCTCGGCGGCCTCTCCGCGGCCACCGTGGCCGGGGTGCCGTTCGGCACCTGGCTCGCCGCCGACCTTCAGTGGCGCGCCACCTTCTGGCTGCTCGCCGCCATCGGTGCCGCCTGCGCGGTCGCGGTGACCGTCGGCCTGCCGGCGCTGACCCTGCCACCCGGCCCGTCGCTGGCCGCCCGGCTCGCCCCGGCACGCGACCGTCGGGTCGGGTTGGCGGTGCTCACCACCGCGCTCTTCATGACCGGCGGCTACCTCGCGCTGACGTACGTCGGGGCGCTGCTCGCGCCGGCCACCGACGGCGACGGAACCCTGCTCGCGGTGCTGCTGCTGGTCTTCGGTGTGCCGGCGGTCGCCGGCACCGTGCTCGGCGGACGGGCCACCGACCGGTGGGGTGGCGTGCCGGTGCTGCTCGTCTCGATCACCGGGCTCGCCCTGGTCCTGGTCACGCTGCCACTGACCCGGCAGGCGCTGCTGCCGGCCGCGCTGGCCATGGCGGCGTGGGGCATCACGGCGATGGCCACCCAACCGGCCCAGCAACACCGGCTCTTCACTGTCGCGCCCAGCTCCGGGCCGCTGCTGCTCTCCCTCAACTCGTCGGCCACGTTCGTGGGCATCGCCCTCGGCG
This portion of the Micromonospora zamorensis genome encodes:
- a CDS encoding MFS transporter; the encoded protein is MRRSVPVVPLLAVGAFAIGTDTFVVAGVLPEVARTLRVSVASAGWVSTVFALAYAVAAPVLGALTGRLERRTVLVVSLVGFTVGNVASALAPDLPLLLLARVLTAVSAALYIPAATASAAALAPPERRGRAMAVVLGGLSAATVAGVPFGTWLAADLQWRATFWLLAAIGAACAVAVTVGLPALTLPPGPSLAARLAPARDRRVGLAVLTTALFMTGGYLALTYVGALLAPATDGDGTLLAVLLLVFGVPAVAGTVLGGRATDRWGGVPVLLVSITGLALVLVTLPLTRQALLPAALAMAAWGITAMATQPAQQHRLFTVAPSSGPLLLSLNSSATFVGIALGGFLGNRLLRHGGTDALDLLGPVGAALCVLALGTTLLGARARAGRRDEQPPTAGLASPDHPGLATPGGRRAAYGRTDNRTRTTRGSR